The following proteins come from a genomic window of Fibrobacter sp. UWEL:
- a CDS encoding YhcG family protein — translation MAKQKSNILPQDYTTWVCELKKRYAQSQIKASIAVNGELIGFYYSLGRDIQQKQFQNTYGSGFYKKLSEDLRREIPNAKGFSPTTLKYAVYFYDLYKDFVDGQNRPQLVDDLKKIPWGHHRFIIDSCKGSPKKALFFVKKTIENNWSRSVLLTFLDTDLYEREGRAVTNFTTTLPKAQGDLARELTRDPYCFDFVEVRGDFEERELKDALLKNIEMFMMELGRGFAYMGREYRLMVGETEQFLDMLFYNTRLHCYVVVEVKTGKFEPAYIGQLSTYVVAVNHLLKTPEDKPTLGILVCKDKDEILAQYSLEGTVNPIAISEFELAKIYPKDFKSSLPSIKELEDGLRG, via the coding sequence ATGGCCAAACAAAAATCCAATATTCTGCCACAAGATTACACTACTTGGGTTTGCGAACTCAAGAAGCGTTATGCTCAATCACAAATCAAGGCATCCATTGCCGTCAACGGCGAACTGATTGGCTTTTACTACAGTTTAGGCCGCGATATTCAGCAGAAGCAATTTCAGAATACTTATGGCAGCGGGTTTTATAAAAAACTTAGCGAAGACTTGCGCCGTGAAATTCCAAATGCCAAGGGGTTTTCGCCTACGACTTTGAAATATGCGGTGTATTTCTATGACTTGTACAAAGATTTTGTAGATGGACAAAATCGTCCACAACTTGTGGACGATTTGAAGAAAATTCCTTGGGGACATCATCGCTTTATCATCGATTCCTGCAAAGGATCCCCTAAAAAGGCTCTATTCTTCGTAAAAAAGACCATTGAAAACAACTGGTCCCGTTCCGTGTTGCTCACGTTTCTTGATACGGATTTGTATGAGCGTGAAGGTCGAGCTGTTACAAATTTCACCACGACTTTGCCCAAGGCGCAGGGAGATTTGGCTCGTGAATTGACTCGAGACCCGTATTGCTTTGACTTTGTGGAAGTTCGTGGCGATTTTGAGGAGCGGGAACTGAAAGATGCTCTGCTCAAGAATATTGAAATGTTCATGATGGAACTTGGCCGTGGTTTTGCCTACATGGGGCGAGAATACCGTTTGATGGTTGGCGAAACGGAGCAGTTTTTGGATATGCTCTTTTACAACACTAGGTTGCATTGTTATGTGGTGGTTGAAGTGAAAACAGGAAAGTTTGAACCTGCGTACATTGGACAGCTTAGCACTTATGTGGTGGCCGTGAATCACCTGTTGAAAACTCCGGAAGACAAGCCCACGCTTGGAATTTTGGTGTGCAAGGACAAGGACGAAATTCTTGCGCAGTATTCTTTGGAGGGAACTGTCAATCCCATTGCCATTTCGGAATTTGAATTGGCCAAGATTTACCCGAAGGATTTCAAGAGCAGTCTGCCCTCTATCAAGGAACTGGAAGATGGATTAAGGGGATGA
- the lysA gene encoding diaminopimelate decarboxylase, with the protein MKNTNIPEEQFVKAAAQFGTPLWIYDRATIEQRCKEVKVFDNVRFAQKACPNLSVISLVRKQGCVVDAVSAGEIVRALKAGYKGGCEKGKVPEIVYTADIFDKDALELVKEHNIAVNVGSPDMIQQLADAGVKSELTIRVNPGFGHGHSRKTNTGGDLSKHGIWHEQIKDCVKLAQANGMWITGLHMHIGSGSDFEHLASVAEAMCDASRRLGSHLRTISAGGGLPIEYHEENKGPHIDMQAYYGIWDNARKNIQQSIGHDVHLEVEPGRYLVAESGYLMAEIRAVKKQGDNLFYIVDAGFTDLVRPSFYGSYHQISVIARDGRELNETVDAVVGGPLCESGDVFTQEEGGFVVTRKLPKAKVGDLLVLHDAGAYGAAMSSNYNSRRYAAEVMYTNGEMKVVRERQSWEQLLQNDRIIEF; encoded by the coding sequence ATGAAGAACACTAATATCCCCGAAGAACAGTTTGTGAAGGCTGCCGCTCAGTTCGGCACCCCGCTTTGGATTTACGACCGCGCAACTATCGAACAGCGTTGCAAGGAAGTGAAGGTTTTTGATAACGTCCGCTTTGCCCAGAAGGCATGCCCGAACCTGAGCGTGATCTCCTTGGTCCGCAAGCAGGGTTGCGTGGTGGATGCTGTGAGCGCTGGCGAAATCGTGCGCGCTCTCAAGGCCGGCTACAAGGGCGGCTGCGAAAAGGGTAAGGTTCCCGAAATCGTCTACACTGCCGACATCTTCGACAAGGACGCCCTGGAATTGGTGAAGGAACACAACATCGCTGTGAACGTTGGTTCTCCCGACATGATCCAGCAGCTGGCTGATGCAGGCGTCAAGTCTGAATTGACTATCCGCGTGAATCCGGGTTTCGGTCACGGTCATTCCCGCAAGACCAACACCGGTGGCGATCTTTCCAAGCACGGTATTTGGCACGAACAGATCAAGGACTGCGTGAAGCTTGCCCAGGCAAACGGCATGTGGATCACTGGTCTGCACATGCATATCGGTTCCGGTTCTGATTTTGAACATCTGGCATCTGTGGCAGAGGCAATGTGCGACGCAAGCCGTCGTCTCGGTTCTCACCTGCGCACCATCAGCGCTGGCGGTGGCCTGCCCATCGAATACCACGAAGAAAACAAGGGCCCGCATATCGACATGCAGGCTTACTATGGCATTTGGGACAATGCCCGCAAGAACATCCAGCAGAGCATCGGTCACGACGTTCATCTGGAAGTGGAACCGGGTCGTTACCTGGTTGCAGAAAGCGGTTACCTCATGGCAGAAATCCGCGCTGTGAAAAAGCAGGGCGATAACTTGTTCTACATCGTGGACGCTGGCTTTACCGACCTGGTTCGCCCCAGCTTCTACGGTTCCTACCATCAGATCTCTGTCATCGCCCGCGATGGCCGCGAACTGAACGAAACTGTTGATGCTGTTGTTGGCGGCCCGCTGTGCGAATCCGGTGACGTGTTCACTCAGGAAGAAGGCGGTTTCGTTGTGACTCGCAAGCTCCCGAAGGCTAAGGTGGGCGACCTGTTGGTTCTCCACGACGCAGGCGCTTACGGTGCAGCAATGTCCAGCAACTACAACAGCCGTCGTTACGCTGCCGAAGTGATGTACACTAACGGCGAAATGAAGGTTGTCCGCGAAAGACAGAGCTGGGAACAGTTGCTGCAGAACGACAGGATTATCGAGTTCTAA